From the genome of Gracilibacillus salitolerans, one region includes:
- the uvrC gene encoding excinuclease ABC subunit UvrC — translation MNDHIKEKLAVLPAQPGCYLMKDKHGTVIYVGKSKILRNRVRSYFIGANDQKTQRLVREIKDFEYIVTSSEIEALILEMNLIKKYDPRYNVLLKDDKSYPFLKITNERHPRLIITRKVKKDKGKYFGPYPNVLAARETKKLLDRLYPLRKCNNPKGRHCLYYHMDQCLACSDNPPSREEYRKITQEITSFLNGGHGKIKTELKEKMLTASEDLNFERAKEFRDLIQHIESVMEQQKMTMKDQVDRDVFNFTYDKGWMCVQVFFIRQGKLIERDISLFPFYDEAEETFLSFIGSFYMHHHHPKPKHILVPIPTDVDLLKQLLDVDVHIPMRGRKKELVELAKKNAEIALQEKFSLIERNEERTIRAVESLGEKLHIETPHRIESFDNSNIQGTDPVSAMVVFVDGKPAKKDYRKYKIKQVDGPDDYETMREVIRRRYTRVLKEGAPLPDLILVDGAKGQMSAAVDVLENELGLDIPLCGLAKDDKHRTSELLYGDPPEVVELDRRSQEFYFIQRIQDEVHRFAITFHRQLRGKSAFRSKLDDIDGVGAQRKKLLLTHFKSVKEIEEASVDSIVKLGIPRPIAENILQHLQEEE, via the coding sequence GTGAACGACCATATTAAGGAGAAATTAGCAGTGTTACCAGCGCAACCTGGCTGTTATTTAATGAAGGATAAGCATGGAACAGTTATCTATGTTGGGAAGTCGAAAATCCTTCGTAATCGGGTGCGTTCTTATTTTATTGGAGCTAATGATCAAAAAACACAGCGTCTCGTCCGTGAGATTAAAGATTTCGAATATATCGTCACAAGTTCAGAGATCGAAGCATTGATTCTTGAAATGAACTTAATCAAAAAATATGACCCGAGATATAATGTATTGTTGAAAGATGATAAATCTTATCCCTTTTTAAAAATTACCAACGAACGGCATCCACGCTTAATTATTACGAGAAAAGTCAAAAAAGATAAGGGGAAGTATTTCGGTCCTTATCCTAATGTTTTGGCAGCGAGGGAAACAAAAAAGCTGTTAGATCGGTTATACCCTTTACGAAAATGCAATAATCCAAAAGGGCGGCATTGTCTTTATTATCATATGGATCAATGCTTGGCATGCTCCGATAATCCGCCATCTAGGGAAGAATACCGAAAAATAACCCAGGAAATCACAAGCTTTTTAAACGGTGGGCACGGAAAAATAAAAACAGAATTAAAAGAAAAAATGCTAACAGCTTCTGAGGATTTAAATTTCGAGCGGGCCAAAGAATTTCGTGATCTGATTCAGCATATTGAATCGGTAATGGAACAACAAAAAATGACCATGAAAGATCAGGTCGATCGAGATGTGTTTAACTTCACCTATGACAAGGGCTGGATGTGTGTTCAGGTATTCTTTATACGTCAAGGAAAATTAATCGAACGTGATATTTCGTTATTTCCGTTTTATGATGAAGCAGAGGAAACTTTCCTAAGTTTTATCGGAAGTTTTTACATGCACCATCACCATCCGAAACCAAAACATATTCTCGTACCGATTCCAACAGATGTGGATTTATTAAAGCAATTATTAGATGTAGATGTTCATATTCCAATGCGAGGACGCAAAAAAGAATTAGTAGAATTAGCAAAGAAAAATGCGGAAATTGCCTTACAGGAAAAATTCAGTTTGATTGAACGAAATGAAGAACGTACCATTCGCGCTGTTGAAAGCCTGGGCGAAAAACTTCACATTGAGACGCCACATCGTATTGAATCCTTTGATAACTCTAATATTCAGGGAACGGACCCGGTATCAGCGATGGTCGTTTTTGTTGACGGTAAGCCAGCAAAAAAGGATTATCGTAAATATAAAATTAAACAGGTAGATGGTCCTGATGATTATGAGACCATGCGTGAGGTGATACGCAGACGATACACCAGGGTATTAAAAGAAGGAGCACCATTACCGGATTTAATTCTTGTTGATGGGGCAAAAGGGCAGATGTCGGCAGCTGTTGACGTACTAGAGAATGAATTAGGGTTAGATATTCCACTTTGTGGTTTAGCAAAAGATGACAAACACCGGACAAGCGAATTATTGTACGGAGATCCACCAGAAGTAGTCGAGTTAGATCGGCGTTCACAAGAATTTTATTTTATTCAACGGATTCAGGATGAAGTACACCGATTTGCCATTACCTTTCACCGACAGCTCAGAGGAAAAAGTGCCTTCCGTTCCAAATTAGATGATATTGATGGAGTAGGTGCACAGCGGAAGAAATTATTACTTACTCATTTTAAATCTGTAAAGGAGATAGAAGAGGCATCGGTCGACTCCATTGTAAAACTAGGGATTCCGAGACCAATTGCGGAAAATATATTACAACATCTCCAAGAAGAAGAATAA
- a CDS encoding endonuclease MutS2 → MNTRILHVLEFYKIIEQLAEKAASSLGIERIRKLKPSTDLDQVVKWQEETDEAYHVIRLKGNVPLGGISDIKPSVKRAVIGGVLSTHECLDIASTIYGGKQLKLFIDKLEDIELPIIQGLADEIVPLNELEREIKSCIDDHGHMMDGASDKLRGLRSKIRTNENKVRDRLDNFTKTKAKMLSDVIITIRNDRYVLPVKQEYRSAIGGIVHDQSASGQTLFMEPQSVVELNNQLQAARVEEKQEIERILKDLSQRIAADEGFLMQNVEALAAIDFIFARAKLSHQMKASRPAMNDRGVIKMKQARHPLIPAEEVVANDVQLGEDFTAIVITGPNTGGKTVTLKMVGLCTLMAQSGLQVPALDGCELAVFSDVFADIGDEQSIEQSLSTFSSHMTNIVDILDTFDERSLLLFDELGAGTDPQEGAALAMSILDYVLGKQARVIATTHYPELKAYGYNRDGVTNASVEFDIQTLKPTYRLLIGVPGRSNAFEISKRLGLLESIIEEAKGHIGTDSKSVENMIASLEDSRRKAETDYEDAHDILEDAEQLKRDLVKQWQQFEKDREALYKKAEEKAEKAVVKAREEAEIIVSELRNMQTEAELKEHEWIEAKKLLNEARPDLTKKQETQTPTISEDKAKTLKSGDEVRLLTLDQKGTIIEQTGKNEFQVQIGIMKMKAKRKDLLFIRREEQKMEKPLATVRGSQYHVKPELDLRGERFEDAVQQLEKYVDDALLAGYNKVSIIHGKGTGALRKGVKDFARKHSKITSARDGDMGEGGLGVTVLELK, encoded by the coding sequence ATGAATACCCGAATACTCCATGTTTTAGAATTTTATAAAATTATTGAGCAACTAGCCGAAAAAGCAGCTTCCTCTCTAGGGATCGAAAGAATACGCAAGCTGAAACCATCAACGGATCTCGATCAAGTTGTGAAATGGCAAGAGGAAACAGATGAAGCCTATCATGTCATCCGCTTAAAAGGGAATGTCCCGCTCGGTGGGATTTCTGATATTAAACCAAGTGTAAAAAGAGCTGTCATCGGAGGCGTTTTAAGTACACATGAGTGTCTTGATATAGCAAGTACTATTTATGGCGGGAAACAGCTAAAGCTTTTTATTGATAAATTGGAAGATATCGAATTACCGATCATCCAGGGATTAGCGGATGAAATTGTGCCATTGAATGAATTAGAGCGCGAAATCAAAAGCTGTATTGATGATCATGGACATATGATGGATGGAGCGTCAGATAAATTACGGGGATTGCGTTCCAAAATCCGTACCAATGAAAATAAAGTACGTGATCGCTTGGATAATTTCACTAAAACAAAAGCGAAAATGCTATCTGATGTCATCATTACCATTCGTAATGATCGTTATGTATTGCCAGTTAAACAGGAATATCGCTCAGCTATTGGCGGCATTGTCCATGACCAATCAGCATCAGGTCAAACATTGTTTATGGAACCACAATCGGTTGTGGAATTAAATAACCAATTACAAGCGGCTCGAGTCGAAGAAAAGCAGGAAATTGAACGGATTTTAAAGGATTTATCCCAACGAATAGCAGCTGATGAAGGATTTTTAATGCAAAATGTCGAAGCACTAGCAGCGATAGATTTTATTTTTGCAAGAGCAAAATTAAGTCATCAAATGAAAGCAAGCAGACCAGCGATGAATGATCGTGGTGTAATTAAGATGAAGCAGGCACGACACCCTCTCATCCCAGCAGAAGAAGTCGTGGCAAATGATGTTCAATTAGGAGAAGACTTTACTGCTATTGTTATTACAGGTCCTAATACTGGTGGTAAAACAGTTACATTAAAAATGGTAGGTCTATGTACGTTAATGGCACAGTCCGGTTTACAGGTACCCGCGCTGGACGGTTGTGAGTTGGCAGTATTCTCCGATGTTTTCGCTGATATAGGCGATGAACAGTCGATTGAACAAAGTTTAAGTACTTTTTCGTCTCATATGACAAACATAGTGGATATCCTCGATACATTTGATGAAAGATCATTGCTTTTATTTGATGAGCTAGGTGCAGGTACAGATCCGCAAGAAGGTGCCGCCCTTGCAATGTCCATTCTTGATTATGTACTTGGTAAACAAGCTCGTGTTATTGCAACTACTCATTATCCTGAATTGAAAGCATATGGGTACAACCGTGACGGTGTGACTAATGCATCCGTTGAATTTGATATTCAAACATTAAAGCCGACATATCGATTGTTAATCGGTGTGCCGGGAAGAAGTAATGCATTTGAAATTTCCAAGCGTCTAGGCTTACTTGAATCCATTATTGAAGAAGCAAAAGGTCATATCGGTACAGATTCGAAAAGTGTGGAAAACATGATCGCTTCCCTCGAGGATTCGCGTCGAAAGGCAGAAACCGATTATGAGGACGCACATGACATTTTAGAAGATGCCGAACAGTTAAAACGTGACTTAGTAAAGCAGTGGCAGCAATTTGAAAAAGATCGTGAAGCTTTATACAAGAAAGCAGAAGAAAAAGCTGAAAAAGCAGTTGTTAAAGCTCGTGAAGAAGCAGAAATAATCGTATCAGAACTACGCAATATGCAAACAGAGGCAGAATTAAAAGAACATGAATGGATTGAAGCGAAAAAATTATTAAATGAAGCCAGACCTGATTTGACAAAGAAACAGGAAACACAAACACCAACCATTAGTGAAGACAAAGCGAAAACGTTAAAGTCTGGTGATGAGGTACGATTATTAACACTGGATCAAAAAGGAACCATTATCGAACAAACAGGCAAAAATGAATTTCAGGTGCAGATTGGGATCATGAAAATGAAAGCCAAACGCAAAGATCTTTTATTTATTAGAAGAGAAGAACAGAAAATGGAAAAACCGTTAGCAACGGTCAGAGGCTCACAATATCACGTCAAACCAGAGCTGGATTTGCGTGGGGAACGCTTTGAAGACGCCGTACAACAATTAGAGAAATACGTTGATGACGCTCTACTTGCAGGTTATAACAAAGTATCAATCATCCATGGAAAAGGAACCGGTGCACTAAGAAAAGGAGTTAAAGATTTTGCCCGAAAACATTCCAAAATTACGAGCGCACGTGATGGGGATATGGGTGAGGGCGGTCTTGGTGTCACTGTTCTGGAATTAAAATAA
- a CDS encoding CvpA family protein yields MVNFILIVLLIIGVLVGLRRGFILQVLHLTAFIIAFIVAATYYDDVASKLELWIPYPELMSDSSWAVFLESLPLEVAYYNAIAFGALFFVTKILLQIVATMLDFVADLPLLSFVNSWLGAILGFIEVYLLIFVVLYILALAPVPTIQDYIDGSSIATYIIENTPVLTDKLTTYWFENDPFNNG; encoded by the coding sequence ATGGTAAACTTTATATTGATTGTTTTATTAATTATCGGGGTGCTTGTCGGACTCAGAAGAGGTTTTATTCTTCAAGTACTTCATCTTACTGCTTTTATAATTGCTTTTATTGTAGCAGCTACATATTATGATGATGTTGCTTCAAAGCTAGAATTATGGATTCCATATCCTGAATTAATGTCTGATTCTTCGTGGGCTGTCTTTTTAGAGTCATTACCCTTAGAAGTAGCCTATTATAATGCGATTGCGTTTGGTGCACTATTCTTTGTAACGAAAATATTATTACAGATAGTGGCAACAATGCTTGATTTTGTTGCGGATTTACCCTTATTGAGTTTTGTCAATAGTTGGCTTGGTGCTATTTTAGGATTTATTGAAGTATATTTACTGATTTTTGTTGTGCTATATATATTAGCACTCGCGCCTGTCCCGACTATTCAGGATTATATTGATGGTTCAAGTATTGCCACATATATCATTGAAAATACACCCGTATTAACGGATAAATTAACGACGTATTGGTTTGAGAATGATCCATTCAATAATGGTTAA
- the trxA gene encoding thioredoxin: MAIVAANDSTFSNETSEGLVIADFWATWCGPCKMIAPVLEEIDGEMSDTVKIVKLDVDENQETAGKYGVMSIPTLLLFKDGEVVDQVVGYQPKEALVELINKHA, from the coding sequence ATGGCAATTGTAGCAGCTAACGATAGCACTTTTAGTAATGAAACTAGCGAGGGATTAGTAATAGCTGATTTTTGGGCAACTTGGTGTGGACCATGTAAAATGATTGCACCAGTCCTTGAAGAAATAGATGGTGAAATGAGCGACACAGTTAAAATTGTAAAACTTGATGTTGATGAAAACCAAGAAACAGCTGGAAAATACGGTGTGATGAGTATTCCAACACTTCTACTTTTCAAAGACGGAGAAGTAGTTGACCAAGTTGTTGGTTACCAACCAAAAGAAGCACTTGTTGAGTTAATCAACAAACACGCATAA
- the zapA gene encoding cell division protein ZapA, giving the protein MSQPEKSRTTVDIYGRSYNIVGNEKTEQIRAVANLVDEKMREIHAVNKSLDSTNLAVLTAVNTMNDYMKLKEDFEVLQKLLEEKEE; this is encoded by the coding sequence GTGTCCCAGCCAGAAAAATCACGGACTACCGTTGATATATATGGAAGATCATATAATATTGTAGGAAATGAAAAAACTGAGCAAATCCGTGCTGTAGCAAATTTAGTAGATGAAAAAATGCGTGAAATACATGCTGTGAATAAATCATTAGATTCCACTAACTTGGCTGTTCTGACAGCTGTAAATACAATGAATGATTATATGAAACTGAAAGAAGATTTTGAGGTATTGCAAAAATTACTTGAGGAGAAAGAGGAATAA
- a CDS encoding succinate dehydrogenase cytochrome b558 subunit, with the protein MENREFFYRRLHSLLGVVPIGVFLIQHLVVNHFAVYGPESFNTAAQFMHDLPFRLMLEIFIIFLPIIFHAVLGVYIVFVAKNNVSRYGFFRNWMFYLQRITGIITLVFIVWHVWETRVQIGMGTEELNYGLMENILANPVMFWFYVIGVVSTTFHFANGLWSFLVSWGVTVTPRSQKIATYATLLVFLAVTYIGIRALFAFV; encoded by the coding sequence GTGGAAAATAGGGAATTTTTTTATCGCAGGTTACATTCGCTATTAGGAGTTGTGCCAATCGGGGTCTTTTTAATTCAGCACTTGGTTGTAAACCATTTTGCAGTTTATGGTCCTGAAAGCTTTAACACAGCAGCACAATTTATGCATGATTTACCATTCCGGCTCATGCTTGAAATCTTCATTATTTTTCTTCCTATTATATTCCACGCAGTATTAGGTGTGTATATCGTATTTGTTGCAAAAAATAATGTAAGTCGCTACGGCTTCTTCCGTAATTGGATGTTCTATCTGCAACGAATTACAGGTATCATTACACTTGTTTTTATTGTGTGGCACGTATGGGAGACACGTGTTCAAATTGGAATGGGAACTGAGGAATTGAATTACGGATTAATGGAAAATATTTTAGCTAATCCAGTAATGTTTTGGTTCTATGTGATTGGTGTAGTTTCAACTACATTCCACTTCGCAAATGGTCTTTGGAGCTTTTTAGTAAGCTGGGGTGTTACTGTTACACCACGCTCACAAAAGATTGCTACATATGCAACACTATTAGTTTTCTTAGCCGTAACATATATCGGTATTCGCGCATTGTTCGCGTTCGTTTAA
- a CDS encoding DUF2507 domain-containing protein, producing the protein MTNKKTNIATVLANLQTTSSGYDLIRYVGLPDMLGQESDLILYVMGKNLARQAECASIVEIQEFFQHVGWGELLLANEKRRGFIYELGGNLIKARLQMLKEIDFQLEAGFLAESMYHITNKNCECVAEINKDHVILHALHN; encoded by the coding sequence GTGACAAATAAAAAAACAAACATTGCTACAGTACTTGCCAACCTTCAAACAACTAGCAGTGGCTATGACTTAATTCGATATGTCGGATTACCAGATATGCTAGGACAGGAGTCCGATCTTATTTTATATGTCATGGGCAAAAATTTGGCCAGACAGGCGGAATGTGCATCAATAGTAGAAATACAGGAGTTTTTTCAACATGTCGGCTGGGGAGAGTTATTGTTAGCAAATGAAAAGCGGCGTGGTTTTATTTATGAGCTAGGCGGTAATTTGATTAAAGCTCGACTGCAAATGTTAAAAGAAATTGACTTTCAACTAGAAGCAGGATTTCTAGCTGAATCAATGTACCATATAACCAATAAAAACTGTGAATGTGTAGCAGAAATCAATAAAGATCACGTTATTTTACACGCTCTACATAATTAA
- the sdhA gene encoding succinate dehydrogenase flavoprotein subunit, translating to MSDRNIVIVGGGLAGLMATIKAAEAGVHVDLLSIVPVKRSHSVCAQGGINGAVNTKGEGDSPWEHFDDTVYGGDFLANQPPVKAMCEAAPGIIHMLDRMGVMFNRTPEGLLDFRRFGGTQHHRTAYAGATTGQQLLYALDEQVRRYEVQGLVTKYEGWEFISAIIDDEGVGRGVIGQNIKSHELKAFKADATILASGGPGIIFGKSTNSVINTGSAAAALYLQGGIYANGEFIQIHPTAIPGDDKLRLMSESARGEGGRVWTYKDGEPWYFLEEKYPAYGNLVPRDIATREIFDVCVNQKLGINGENMVYLDLSHKDPKELDVKLGGIIEIYEKFVGEDPRKVPMKIFPAVHYSMGGLWVDFDQMSNIPGIFAAGECDYSQHGANRLGANSLLSSIYGGMVAGPNAIKYMDGLEKTVEDVPSTLFDNHLKEEVEKFEALLNMRGDENAYQIHKELGEWMTDNVTVVRDNEKLLKTDEKIQELIERWDNINMDDTSRWNNSGVMFTRQLKNMLHLARVITQGAYNRNESRGAHYKPEFPDRNDEEWLKTTKASFDEATKAPKFEYEDVDVSLIKPRKRDYSKKK from the coding sequence ATGAGTGATCGCAATATTGTTATTGTTGGTGGTGGTCTAGCAGGTTTAATGGCCACAATTAAAGCAGCAGAAGCAGGCGTACACGTTGATTTATTATCAATTGTACCTGTAAAAAGGTCTCACTCTGTTTGTGCACAAGGCGGAATTAACGGTGCAGTAAATACAAAAGGGGAAGGCGATTCTCCTTGGGAACACTTTGATGATACAGTTTACGGTGGTGACTTTTTAGCCAATCAACCTCCAGTAAAAGCAATGTGTGAAGCTGCACCTGGGATTATACATATGCTGGATCGTATGGGAGTTATGTTTAACCGTACGCCAGAAGGTTTACTTGACTTCCGTCGTTTCGGTGGTACACAGCATCACCGCACAGCATATGCCGGTGCGACAACAGGGCAACAATTATTATATGCATTAGACGAACAGGTTCGTCGCTATGAAGTACAAGGATTAGTAACAAAATACGAAGGCTGGGAATTCATTTCAGCCATCATTGATGATGAAGGTGTTGGACGAGGGGTTATCGGTCAAAACATCAAATCTCATGAACTCAAAGCATTTAAAGCTGACGCTACTATTTTAGCGTCTGGTGGACCTGGTATTATCTTTGGTAAATCTACCAATTCTGTTATTAATACAGGTTCTGCCGCTGCAGCTCTTTACTTACAAGGTGGAATTTATGCCAATGGTGAGTTCATTCAAATCCACCCAACTGCAATTCCAGGGGATGATAAACTTCGTCTGATGAGTGAATCTGCACGTGGAGAAGGTGGTCGGGTTTGGACTTATAAAGATGGAGAACCATGGTATTTCTTAGAAGAGAAATACCCGGCATACGGTAACCTTGTACCTCGTGATATTGCTACACGTGAAATTTTTGATGTGTGTGTCAATCAAAAATTAGGTATCAATGGTGAAAACATGGTATACCTAGATCTTTCACACAAAGATCCAAAAGAATTAGATGTTAAACTTGGTGGTATCATTGAAATTTACGAGAAGTTTGTTGGGGAAGACCCTCGTAAAGTACCAATGAAAATCTTCCCGGCAGTACACTACTCTATGGGTGGTCTGTGGGTTGATTTTGATCAAATGTCAAATATTCCTGGTATTTTTGCTGCTGGTGAGTGTGATTATTCACAACACGGTGCAAACCGTCTAGGTGCAAACTCGTTACTATCATCCATCTACGGTGGTATGGTTGCCGGACCTAATGCGATTAAATACATGGATGGTCTGGAAAAAACAGTTGAAGACGTACCTTCCACGTTATTTGATAACCATTTAAAAGAAGAAGTAGAAAAATTCGAAGCGTTATTAAATATGCGCGGTGACGAGAATGCGTATCAAATCCATAAAGAGCTAGGTGAATGGATGACAGATAACGTAACCGTTGTACGAGACAACGAGAAACTATTGAAAACAGATGAAAAAATTCAGGAACTAATAGAACGTTGGGATAACATCAATATGGACGATACATCACGTTGGAATAACTCTGGTGTTATGTTTACTCGTCAGTTGAAAAACATGCTTCATTTAGCACGCGTTATTACACAAGGAGCTTATAACCGTAATGAAAGCCGTGGCGCACATTACAAACCGGAATTCCCTGATCGTAATGATGAAGAATGGCTTAAAACAACAAAAGCATCCTTCGACGAAGCTACAAAAGCACCGAAATTCGAATATGAAGATGTTGATGTATCACTTATTAAACCTAGAAAACGTGACTACAGTAAGAAAAAATAA
- the polX gene encoding DNA polymerase/3'-5' exonuclease PolX translates to MSVNKKDVIKLLEKIATYLELKGENPFKISAYRKAAQALERDDRSLTEMDDFTKLQGVGKGTAAVITEFIENGESDTLKQLEKEVPQGLIPLLHLQGLGGKKLAKLYQELNIIDEKTLKEACEEGKIQGLKGFGKKTEEKILEALNSAGARPERLPVSMVVVIVEKIEAFLYTIEEIKQFSIAGSMRRFRETVKDLDFIIATDEPEVVREKLLQFEDLIDTIAAGDTKVSIVVEGRYDISVDFRLVTEKEFPTTLHHFTGSKDHNVLMRQFAKGQGKKISEYGVEDVETGEVETFDTEAAFYKSFGLHYIPPEIREGKDEIELAKSEIDLVDEDALRGDLHMHTTWSDGAQSLEEMVVRAKEKGYEYIAITDHSKYLRVANGLNEERLRLQRKEIKHVQTKHPDIHIFAGIEMDILPDGRLDFDDDFLQELDFVIASIHSSFGQSQEKIHERLLNALENPHVDMIAHPTGRLLGRRDGYPVDVEWLIERAKETNTILELNANPNRLDLAAKWVEMAQQQGVNIAINTDAHSYAMLEDMTTGVGTARRGKLKKQTVVNTWTKEQLIQFLAK, encoded by the coding sequence ATGTCTGTTAACAAAAAAGATGTCATTAAATTATTAGAAAAAATAGCAACGTATCTTGAATTAAAAGGAGAAAATCCGTTCAAAATCTCTGCTTATCGTAAAGCAGCACAAGCGCTGGAACGAGATGATCGCTCCTTAACTGAAATGGACGATTTTACGAAATTACAGGGAGTCGGTAAAGGAACAGCAGCGGTAATTACCGAGTTTATTGAAAATGGTGAGTCAGATACGTTAAAGCAATTAGAAAAGGAAGTACCGCAAGGGCTAATACCTTTGTTACACCTTCAAGGACTTGGGGGTAAGAAATTAGCAAAATTGTATCAAGAACTAAATATTATAGATGAAAAAACGTTAAAAGAAGCCTGTGAAGAAGGAAAGATTCAAGGGTTAAAAGGTTTTGGTAAAAAGACAGAGGAAAAAATCTTAGAAGCATTGAATAGTGCTGGAGCTCGCCCGGAACGGTTACCGGTGTCAATGGTAGTAGTTATTGTTGAGAAGATCGAAGCTTTTCTCTATACGATTGAGGAGATTAAACAATTTTCTATTGCTGGAAGTATGCGCCGCTTTCGTGAGACAGTGAAAGATCTGGATTTTATCATTGCAACAGACGAACCAGAAGTGGTACGTGAAAAGCTATTACAATTTGAAGATCTTATCGACACGATTGCAGCAGGAGATACTAAAGTGTCCATAGTTGTAGAGGGACGTTATGATATTAGTGTTGACTTCCGTTTAGTAACAGAGAAAGAATTTCCGACAACATTACATCATTTCACCGGGTCCAAAGATCACAACGTCCTGATGCGACAGTTTGCCAAAGGGCAGGGTAAAAAAATTAGTGAATATGGTGTGGAGGATGTAGAAACAGGAGAAGTAGAAACATTTGATACAGAAGCAGCTTTTTATAAAAGTTTTGGTCTTCACTATATTCCACCAGAGATTCGTGAAGGAAAAGATGAGATAGAATTAGCCAAATCCGAGATTGATTTAGTTGATGAAGATGCTTTGCGTGGAGATTTGCATATGCACACCACTTGGAGTGATGGAGCACAATCATTGGAAGAGATGGTGGTTCGAGCAAAAGAAAAGGGATACGAATATATTGCGATTACCGATCATTCCAAGTATCTGCGTGTCGCTAATGGCTTAAATGAAGAACGCTTAAGATTACAGCGCAAAGAAATAAAGCATGTACAGACGAAACATCCAGACATCCATATATTTGCAGGGATTGAAATGGATATTTTGCCTGATGGTAGATTAGATTTTGATGATGACTTTCTACAAGAGCTTGATTTTGTGATTGCATCGATTCACTCCAGTTTCGGGCAATCACAAGAAAAAATTCATGAACGCTTACTTAATGCGCTCGAAAACCCACATGTTGATATGATTGCTCATCCAACAGGCAGGCTTCTGGGCCGGAGAGACGGATATCCTGTTGATGTCGAATGGTTGATTGAGAGAGCAAAAGAAACAAATACAATTTTAGAATTAAATGCCAATCCTAATCGTCTGGATTTAGCTGCTAAGTGGGTAGAGATGGCACAACAACAAGGTGTGAATATTGCCATTAATACTGATGCCCACAGTTATGCCATGCTGGAAGACATGACTACTGGTGTAGGGACGGCAAGACGAGGAAAACTAAAAAAACAAACTGTAGTTAATACCTGGACGAAAGAGCAGTTAATACAATTTTTAGCAAAATAA
- a CDS encoding DUF350 domain-containing protein: MSDFWGNVFIETAARYSVAILCLVLFLVIFELVTSYKNWEEIKRGNFSVAMATGGKIFGIANIIRYSIQHNDTILESIAWGGYGFLLLLFGYFIFEFLTPTYKIDQEIANDNRAVGFISLVISVGLSYVIGSSIQ; the protein is encoded by the coding sequence ATGTCTGACTTTTGGGGAAATGTATTTATCGAAACCGCAGCCCGATATAGTGTCGCCATATTATGTCTAGTTTTATTTCTTGTTATTTTTGAACTTGTCACTTCTTATAAGAATTGGGAAGAAATTAAACGCGGCAACTTTAGTGTTGCAATGGCTACTGGTGGAAAAATATTTGGAATTGCTAATATCATCCGATACTCCATCCAACACAATGATACCATCTTAGAAAGCATTGCATGGGGCGGATATGGCTTTCTGTTACTGTTGTTCGGGTATTTTATATTTGAATTTTTAACTCCAACTTATAAAATTGACCAGGAAATTGCCAATGATAACCGGGCGGTTGGTTTTATATCTCTGGTTATTTCTGTTGGGCTATCCTATGTTATCGGATCAAGCATCCAGTAA